The Bombus affinis isolate iyBomAffi1 chromosome 15, iyBomAffi1.2, whole genome shotgun sequence DNA segment TTTAGCTCATTATACAGGTTAAATGTTACTTCAATTTACCAACGAAGAAGAGAATATTAAGATTGTTAACGGTGATACTTTTCGTTGTGCGTTACGATTTTGCGTTAAATTTCTCATTTTCGATATAGCTATTTCATTTTATGCGACTTTATTGTGTCCGTGTTACGTGAACCGAGACTGCCAAGTTTTAAAAGAGATCAAGCCTTCGTTTGTTTTTCGCCGACGCAAATGTCCGCGTTAAATAGAAATTAGTAATTATCGAGTCATTTTATAGAcgttctttattttatattacatcgTTTATGGATTATGAGTTATCTTTTTTCCTGAAGCGTTGCATTTTTTCATCATTTGCAAGTAATTCTCGAAATCGTCGTATGGCTCGGTACGAATCATGTAACTTTTCGGTTTCGCGAGTTCATGCAGTCGTTTTGAACATCCTTTATTCCTAGCCGCAGTGATACGAGCATAAGTATCCAGTAAAAATCTCTTCTTCCTCGATTCTTGCGCGTCCTTCGATTGTTCGCTGCTATTTATCAATTTATGATGTCCTTGTTTCactaagaaatatttattatacaattgCATAATTCTATAGTAATAAATTTCGACATTTCTTTATGTACACCTGATATGTTCAAGATTCTTTCCAACTCGGGAACGAGAACTCTCCAAAAATCACACTCAGTCTTTAACAAACGACCACGATTACGAGTGATAGAAGAGATTCAAACGAATAATTTGCGATAGCAAATAAAGAAAGACTTTAAACAGGCCAAAAATGCAAATTAGCAAAACAATACATTGAAGCACTTAGTTTAGGGGGTTCTTGAAACTGATGGAGGTTCGATGAAAAATGAAGGTAACGCTTGGAGGGTTCTCTTTAAACTACCTGTATTTATGGGAGAACTTTTAACGCTAAAGTTGGAT contains these protein-coding regions:
- the LOC126924978 gene encoding uncharacterized protein LOC126924978, with the translated sequence MNTDVCQDNVPRFEKLAKPRKRIDKTNNYNAFNVKRGALSYQITDSLNKLAQPKRKPGTNVSNISNFSVKSSPINTVKQGHHKLINSSEQSKDAQESRKKRFLLDTYARITAARNKGCSKRLHELAKPKSYMIRTEPYDDFENYLQMMKKCNASGKKITHNP